The Miscanthus floridulus cultivar M001 chromosome 6, ASM1932011v1, whole genome shotgun sequence genomic interval GGTCTTATTTCTAATTAAATGTTATGCCACCTGGTTTCATGGTAGCTCATACCTACTGATATAAGTATTTCTTGTCATGCAAGTTCTCATTTCCTTTTAATTTTGCTAGGATCAATATCCTCAAGAATTTTCTAGGATTTGTAACCACATCTTTAGAACCTGCTTGGGTTAGTCGACACATCTTTACTCTTTACACTTAGTGTGAACTTTGTTTCCATTGCTTTACTAAAGTTCTTTTGCATTAATCAGTGATGGTTCATTATTCTATGGAGGACTGAATATAGAGGAGGGAACTTAAGTTCACTGTCCTGAATAAGGAACAAGGAAGTTTTATAGGGAAGCACTACCAATTTCACACAAAAAACAGTGTCACATTTCACTATGACATTTATATTCTAACTACCATGACCATGACATTTACTGTGAGTCTGTGTATTTCTTGAATGCTTTACTAATTATTgtttgcattgaaaagaacttcTCTGTCTTGTGCAATCACACTTCTGAAAGTTTGGAGCATAATATTTGTATAATTGGCATGGAGAGTTGGATTATTAATGCATGGTTTGTGGCTTATTCTATATGTACCTAACTCTTAATAAGTTCAGTTTGTGCCCTCTTAATGAACTTCTTGTGTTTTTTACTTCTGATCCCATCTTTCTCAGCAATGTAGCGTTTGGTTGTGCTCCTATTAATTTACATTCTTGTGCCATTTCATCTTTTGAGTATTCAAACAGATTCTAGGGTATGAGCGAACTTCACGACTCAGTGGCACACAAGTATTCCCTCGCTGGTTTTCTGCTGGAGCATCCAATGGATCTTCTGTGCAGCAGATGCAGGTGGGTCCTATTGTGCATTTTATAGCATTTATGCCTCTGATAGTTTGTTATGACTTCCCACTAGTCATTGGTTTGCTAGTGCAAATTCAATGTTCTTTCTATACCTTAAATCTCTTCTACACTGCCTAAGATAATTGCTGATACGGCTCAATCTGATGAATTGAAAACACAGGAAAGTGCCTCCACAAAGGTGACGGCATTCAGCCCATTAGAAGCAACTATCACCAAACCCAGACGCAGTCCATTGACATATGAAAGCTTGAAAGTGAGGGTAACTGAGCTAGCTAGAGGAGCTACATATGTCATGATCCCGGCTCTGCTTTTCACGTCAAAAAATACCATTACCACTTCTCTTCTGGTCATGCCAGTTTTCCATCAGATCTACATGTTCCACAAGGAGATCCTGCTGGACTATGTCCACCATGATGTTACCAGGAAGTGGGCTTTGATCTACTTCAAGATTCTTCTACTGATCATGGCTAAGGACACAATTGTCTACTTAGATCTATATCCGCTACGGTAGTTCCTCCAAAGATGCATTGAGCACCCAACAGGACACCAAAATATTGAAGGTAGACTAATGGCAAACTGCTGGTTCTTCTGTTCTCAAATACTATATCTTCGTTGTCCTTTTTGTGCTTGTTACTTGGATTTGGATTGATTGGTGCCCTACTGAAAATTGTGTCTTGTCAAGTAATTTTCATTTGACCCTAAATCCCTGCTAAGGTGGAAGACAGTTTTATGCTAGCTTTGTAATAATGGTAAATATCGATAGTGATCTCTTTTCAGTTTGATTGTGTAACTTGCCTAGTTATTCTGGTCTTGTTTTTTTGTTCTGCCTATCTCGGATCAGTGATATTGCTGTGCAACAAGCACATGGTTGCTTGCTTATTTCCCCCTCATCAAAATGCTGACTCCTGGTGAGTGGCTTGGTACCTGCATTGCCGTGATGAAAAAACGAAGTGCAAAGGGTTCGAGTGTTTTGACTGTTTGTCATCGTGCTGGTATGGATCAGTTcgaattactccctctgtccaaaaAATGATGTAATCTTCACGTCAAATATTTTAAAGTTAGGCTAAATGATACTGAATAAATGTTATTAGATTAGTAATGAAATATATTTCTATAGTGCATTTATTTAGAGTTATAAATATTGATAATATTTTGGATAAATTCAGTTAAAATTAAGGAACTTCGATCCAATCCAAACTCAAAATCACATTTTTTTATAGAGAG includes:
- the LOC136459818 gene encoding succinate dehydrogenase subunit 4, mitochondrial-like; this encodes MASRVLTRSKALAHALSRDDAATPSPLYGARSLRALSTLPQNPAAAAPSLRQTSVCSPLDLPKILGYERTSRLSGTQVFPRWFSAGASNGSSVQQMQESASTKVTAFSPLEATITKPRRSPLTYESLKVRVTELARGATYVMIPALLFTSKNTITTSLLVMPVFHQIYMFHKEILLDYVHHDVTRKWALIYFKILLLIMAKDTIVYLDLYPLR